The Georgenia sp. TF02-10 genome segment CCACGCCGTCGATCAGACGCCGGCGGGCCGTCATGATGCCGGCGAGGAGCCGGCCTCCTTCGTCGGTCAGCCGGAGTACGGCGCTGCGCCGGTCGTCCGGGTCCGGCTGGCGGGAGATCCGTCCGGCGGCGACGAGCTGGTCGCAGGTCCGGCTGGCGTTCGAGGCGTTGACGTGGAGGTGTTGGGCGATGGTGGTCAGGTTCATCGGTCCGCGGGAGTTCAGCAGCACCAGGACACGCAGCTGCGGGACGGTGAGCTCGTCGGCGACCTCGCTGAGTGTCCGGGCCACGATCGCGGTCATCGTGGGCGACACCGCCATCATCGCCTCGGTCGCCTGGGCTTGCCGGGTCTCCATC includes the following:
- a CDS encoding MarR family winged helix-turn-helix transcriptional regulator; the protein is METRQAQATEAMMAVSPTMTAIVARTLSEVADELTVPQLRVLVLLNSRGPMNLTTIAQHLHVNASNASRTCDQLVAAGRISRQPDPDDRRSAVLRLTDEGGRLLAGIMTARRRLIDGVVVRMDPEDQQMLAEGLAAFTATVAAMPPEESIGLPDGRLIPWLL